The Clostridia bacterium genome segment ATAAATACCTTATCTGGTATAACGAGGAAAGGATCAAGGTGTCTTTGGGTGGTATGAGCCCAATGGAATACCGGCAGAGCATCGGTTTAGCGGCGTAAGAGTCCAAAAAAATGTCCGCACTCCAAAAGGGGAATTTCATCTTGCAAAAAACAGGGAGCGTCTAATTCGCCGGGGCGGCAAATTGGCCAGTATGCTAAATTGCCCTTTGTACCTACTGACGGTGGACCCCCGTCCCATTGAAGAATTTGATGCAGAGAAAATCGATTACATCAACCAGTGGAAAAAACTTGCCAAAGAACTAAAGGCAGAGGAATACATCATCAAAGATAATGAAAAAAGGCCATTTACCAAGGTGGTCGGGGAAGTGGCCCGCCAAAAGGGCATCACTCAAATTGTGATCGGTCAGACCGCCCACAGCCGCTGGGAGGAAATTACCAAAGGCTCCATCATCAATGTTCTGTTGCGGGAACTCCCTTTCGTTGA includes the following:
- a CDS encoding IS3 family transposase, with translation KYLIWYNEERIKVSLGGMSPMEYRQSIGLAA